In Corylus avellana chromosome ca8, CavTom2PMs-1.0, the genomic stretch CACCCCTGCTTGGCAAGCAAAGCCAAATAAAGTTTTAcataatgtgtcaaatttttattgaaggcTGTAAAATAAAGTTTACACTACATCTTGATAGAAGTGACTCTCATTACTTACTCCTTAATTTATGCTTGTTTTAGCAACAAAAGTCCTTCAAATTTGCAGAGATTTTCAGAATTTTGTTGGTGAAATTTCTTATTTGATTGTTTGATTGAGTCACCATTTAAGTTTTAAGAgcaatttaaatgcatttgagTTATCTTCAGCTCTAACGCCTTtgcaattaaattttaaattataagttAATAATTCTAAGAGCACTCTCAATGGCTTAactatttattacttttatttgaaatatataagaaaaacacaaaaaaaaaccctttacaTCGGATTATGCACCTCAAAtgcaaaatgtatttttgttgtatttgtgaATAGTGCACCACTACATGTAGCAGACATTGTTCACATatccatctcattaatatactatttctctctccacatctctctttttctcaaaattttctcctgCTATGTTtcttccacatctctcttttcctaaaattttcttctactatttctctctccacatttCTTTTctcccaaaagttgaaaaatatgatctttaggaaaaattcaatccttataaaaaaaataataaataatttaaatgatatagataaaaaataaataaataatcggATGTATgatgtcttttaaaactcattggCTAAACTAGATAACGTGGGTTTTGATAAGccattttgcattaaaatatatataaaccaatgtgaatgctctaagaaaggatttcttttctaaattcaataacagattttcaaatttttaccatatgcatttttttttttttttttggttctaaaGAGTTAATTAAGGTCGGTTTggatttgatattttcaaaaaagtgtgatttaaaaatagtgATCTTAAAATGTGAGATTTGAAAACGcggtttttaaaaatgcagcgttgaataaaattgcattttagcctttaaaattatgcgttttcaaaaaaatacttCCTTACCTGCAATTGGAAAACACAGATTTTCTaagttttcaaattgtaattttttaaaaacgtaatccCCAATCCtatatttttttgcaatttgatttaaaattgcattttttggtCTATATATCCACAATGTCAAAGGCAcccttaaaatttaatcacCTTACAAAGAAGGATTTCTCTTCTTTACCAAAATTTAGAGAGAATATAGGGGGATAAGTGGATAACCCGTCTTTATCATGtggattttctttctttatgaaGAATTAATTGCTATACTAACAAGAAGAGTGGGATGAATTCTCGATTTGAAtcttaaaaacaataaattttgtaagagaaattgattgatatttaattgttttttaatagacagatttattaaattattagaaTTAAGAATGCCGCATTTAAATTTCTTTCCTTGAAACACGGGATTTGCATCTACCTGCCCCTAAACCTAAAGGAAGTAGTagtatattaaatttgtaactTTCATTCTCTATTAATTTCCGATCAAGATCACccacaatttctttaaaattttaaattctcaaattacgtaatttatATCGTTTTCAAGCAttgaaacgcttgaaaaatgatatataataaaaatgtggcatgttaattgagataactaaaaataatttttattttaaattaaatgcttttttttttcacttttatagaggcgtttcttatttataaaatcaaaagataatttttggcctaaagcttttttacaacatagagagCAAGAagttgatgaaaatatacttaattttcaattgtaacatatcatatttttaataggtggcatttttcaagcatttcaATGCCTAAAAATGCCAGAATTgtgtaatttgagaatctagaattttaaaaaaattttaggagatCCTAATCTATTAATTACGAATTCGgcatacatgttgttattaaaacaACAGCATgcatgctgtagtttaatcaacggtcaagattaaatttctcgaaatctctttttattttctctctcatattaaaagcttataaaaataagtcaactttaatattcaatcttaatcgttgattaaactacaacaaaCATGCTGTTATTTAGCAAGCTGGATGCATTAATTACATGccttaaaaaacataaaatcagaaaatataAGCAGAGATCGAGGAGGTAAAGAATTATAACAAGCGGACAATTCTCTAGTCTACAATAGTCACAGAAGATAATGGAGAAAtaattatttgatgttttattgatttttcattATAGATTGTCATATAGgtttttaagaaattttgtgGTAAAAATTCTAGTGCTCCTAGTGTTGGGATTTGGTCTTTTTACCATCTTATCTGAAAATTAATTAGtgttagtaatttttttttttgacatgttcacacaagaaaagagaaagagagaatttaaaTCATTGATCTtcacttcataaggcgtgatctacaacctattaaattaaaactgtgtatatatatacacagacgATTGGATGAATgcattaaatttaattaaatagatgtCCTGAAATGACGACTCCTATATGCAATAATGATGCCAATAAAAACACGTGGTAAACAAGTACTGGAGTCTTGTGTTGCACTCAAACTatccaaaaaaatagaaaaatggtcGAAGTGGAGGTTCATGTGCGCATGTCTCTTTTTGTGGTGCTGCGAGTGCGCCGCATTCATCCCAAAACACCACCATCGAtcatcaatcatcatcatcatcatcatggcTTTTCAATAATTGGCTCCACCTACCATGGCTGGCTGAGTCGGTGacctttaatttccttttcccATTGCTGTGAGCCCTGTGTGAATTCGATCTCTTACAAATTCTACACCctgtaattttctttattttagtcGTTCTGTAAGTAATTAATAAACGATATTTGAAAATGAGTTACATCAACAGAGATAAAAGAAACagttaaaaacgaaaaaaaaagaaagcaaaaaaaaaaataaaaaaaattgccttcCCCGTTTTTCAAAAGGACGGATGGAATCAGTCtaagcaattttattttattatatttaacggtatatataatgatatgtcattttaaaaatttaaataacggGATAAGATATTCACCACGTGACATTCTATTCaccattacatatatatatatatatatgaaataaaatattgactACATATGTACCAGTGGCTCTGATCCTCTTCATTTATCTTGAAATGAATAGGATTCTTTCTATTCTCTCTTATGTGGTAATTAAAGAATTACTATGGAGCCTAGCACCTATAAGAGTGTTTTTATACTTCATTcacaatatattatatatgaatatatttgattaatgaaatgTACGTTGAACTCAGAATTCAACCTCGATCTCTCTTTTGCAGAAGtgccaaaatgcaaaaaaaaaagaaaaaaaaaaaggggtaagTATACGAATCACATGTAATTAAACACCACACAAACCTTCTTTAGAACTTCAAACCTAGCATATATAATCAGAGTGAGAGCCATTTTGAGTTAACATGCATGGCTTATCTCTTGAATAACTGAGACCATGCATGGATCATCtgtattaataattaatattatataaacaataaagaaaataaagaacttAATTAATCATGCATCATAGGTTGGATATTGCAGTGCTTCCAAACCCAACCAGTCAACAAAAACTGTCCCTTTCCTTGTTGGATGTATATGAGACAGATTTCGAGTTATTATGACTAGTGATTAAAAATGTTCTTGAGTTGAACATATATAACACACAAGTAATGATTCAAAGTTTACTGTAAATTTGTGATAGCTGAGATATATGGGCCAACATTTCTTGAATTGACGTAGGATTCTAAATAGGATACAAAGGAAGGATACTTCATGCTGCATATAATATAAGACTCacaacttaattatttattcttatatatatagtactaattaattaagactTCTTTTCATTCCAAAGAAAATGGTCGAGCATGTGTCTTCATTTTCCATGCCCGTTCCCAGATCCTGAGCCATAGCCACGGCCTTCACCATAACCAGAACCTTGACCGGAGCCACCGCCACTGCCTCTGCCAGAACCCTCACCATAACCCTCACCATGTCCCGAGCCAGAGCCTGATCCTTGATTGCCTCCCGATCCTGATCCGGCCCTAGACCCAGCATACGAACCTGCTTCTGACCCTGCACCCGAGCCTGACCCAGAACCTGATCCTGAGGCAGAAGCTGAACCCGAACCTGAGCCTGAGCCTGAGCCCGAGCCTGAGACCGACCCAGAACCCGAGCCTGAGCCTgcaccacctcctcctcctaGTCCAAGGCCTATCCCAGTACCAATACTAACTCCAATCCCGCCAAGGTCCAATCCTAGGTCCTTTCTTGCCACTCGGCTTTCAGACAACAAAGCAAATGTTGAAATAAGCAAAGCAACAAGAGCCAGGGGCTTCAAACTACCCATGTTGTATACAAGGCAACAAAAGCGTACCAAATGTACGTGTTTGTGTTGTGAGTTGTGTGAAAGGGGTGAGTGAACAACAGAGCTATTTATAGTAATATTTCGAGATAGTGAGGGTGGTGGATCATCATGTGCGTTAAGTGGTAAGCGTTTGTGTACTGCAGCAAGAGGAAAGTGGGGGAACATGTGGCTCTTGCTAATTTATCAAATCGATCGAGCTGGCTGAGCAAAATTGGTGGATATGATGAGAATGATGAGGGGGGTTTTTGGTGGAGATCATTCTTTTCGAGTATCAGAGGTtggaatttaaaattattattatgattatgattattattattcaacTTCATTTCGTAATATTGGTGCTGGGTGGACccaatattataatattattaggATGCTGCCGACCCATATGTTCTTATCACCCACTAAGGGTAGTAGTGGAGATCGAGTACAGTTGGCTCCTAGAAactctatcatatatatatatgatatcattcccttttttgttttcactaaataaaaaatgaattctcTTATGCTAAAACATGTTAGAGATCCAATACATTTAGTGCAATATTAGGAATCATATAGgtagaagacactaaaaaaattcaacagcCTATAAAGAAaccagatatatatatatagagatttCAGTATCGGATGAACACAAAATTAGTGGGGTTGAAAATCTTATGCAAAGGGATACTACAAATTCGTATTTTATGAAGATTTTTCAATTCCTACTTTTATAATTAGATCAAAACGTGAATTTGTTTAAcaatttgttgtatttgttattcaaagggttttcttcttttgctacAAATTCTTTGAGTTTTCTTGATTTGTTGATGAGTTGTGATACGGGTCATAACccggtgaatatatatatatatatatatatatatatatatatgttagaattattattaaataaggtAATGATGTATTACTACtcttattaagaaaataagTAGACTTGCTCATTAAATAATATCTCTAATAGGAAATATAAGATTTGTGTTCCATTAgaattatattttctatttacatgtatttttatttttgccttgTAATAGTTTATATAAACCTAAAAGTGATCaataaaatatactaaattaaagtttaatatttaaCTTTAGTAGTTGTTTTGGGAGGTTTAAGGTTCTTTGAATTACCCTAAAATTAGAACATCCAGGATTCCTTGAATTATCCTACTAAATgctatcaaaatcaaaatctatCTAGTTGATTATTCATCCCTCATTACGGAGGCCCATAACAAGTTGTGAGTCTTGTGTTGTAATCCACTACATCCACGTTGCATCACAATCTAAAGATTacacttaaaagaaaattattgcagTAATAAAACTCTGCATAcgattttatttctatttttaccTCACTGTTCTTTATGTTCCTGATGGCCGGATTTGGCAAAGTATATATATCATACAACTATACAAGCAATTTTTCTTCACCATGCATACACACATATGgtttatatatgcatgcatgatgcCATGATGCATCCCTATCTCAATAAACTCTCAAGGAATTTCTTCTGCGACTGCTGCATGCAAAGGAAGTATGTCAAACTACCGAGGTGCTGAAAATCAAGtgggaattatatatatatataattggagtCTGTGACAAtcccaattatttatttatttatttatttttttaattttaattttaattttaatttttaatttttttaaatccttataaatatattattttttataccatgaCTTCATCAATAATGACTTTTTCACTCCTAGATGACTATATATAGATACTTTAGCTTCCTCTATAGTTGTATACTTGTATATGTCAATggcaaactaaaaaaattttgtattcgAAAGGAGAGGtctttttaagaataattttataaacatgtaACTTTTCCATATTGATATGATTTATGAGTTAGTACTATAAACTAAAGTTTAAAACTTattgtttgcttttatttttcataaacacGCACACACATATAGAAGGACTATATGTATTTAATTATGTATTTACGTAAGTTCGGGCCCACACAAAAAAGATCTTGATTCCGCTCTTGCTGTTAGATATACtaacattaaattttaatcataaaatatcTCATCtacatttcaagtgaaatggaaatGTCTATTTCCTTAATTGAGACtaaccccatatatatatatatatatatgtgtatgtgtgtgtgtgtggaagAGAGAGTTAATTCagatgaaataaaatttattggAAGACAAAGGTAGGGAACGCATAACAACgatatttcatataatgataCATATATCACCATGCATCTACTTATTTATGTAACAAAGATGGTGACAAAGCTTTTCAGTTTTACGGGACCATTGGTGGCATATTCTTAGTTGCCATCTCCGCTACCAGAACCTTTACCATAGCCATGGCCCTCGCCGTAGCCTTCACCACTGCCTGACCCATTTCCTCTACCTGAACCTTCACCATAGCCATGGCCTTCGCCGTAGCCTTCACCACTACCTTCACCACTTCCTCTGCCAGAACCCTCACCATGTCCAGAACCAGACCCTGAACCCGAACCACTCCCACGACCTTCACCTGACCCGGAGCCTGCTCCTCGTCCTTGGTTTCCGCTTGAGCTTGATCCAGCTCGAGACCCAGCATATGAACCTGCTTCAGAGCCTGCACCAGACCCTGAACCAGACCCAGAACCAGAACCTGAACCTGAGCCAGAACCAGATCCAGAGCCAGAACCTGAGCCAGACCCTGCAGCAGCactttgttataatattaattaaatgattaaataaacaattttcTACCAGcttaactattttttaagataagtgatgatttaacacgGTATTATAGCAAATGTCGCAAGTTTGAACTTTATttctaatattgttttttttatcatttcaactaaatattttatatattaggataagtggtgatttaacacacCTGAGCCACTGCCACCTGTACCTAGGCCTACTCCTGTTCCGACTCCAACGCCACCAAGATCCACACCCAAGTCCTTCCTCGCAACTCGACTCTCAGAAACAATGGCAGATACAGCAAAAATCAGAGCAAGAAGTGAGAGAGATAAGTGGAATGCTGCCATTGTTTGTGAAGAACAAAAGTAGCTAGAGTAAGAAGCCTTTGAAAACGTGAATGCAACTGATTTCTTAATCTATTACTATGTTGTTGC encodes the following:
- the LOC132190451 gene encoding glycine-rich cell wall structural protein 2-like, translated to MGSLKPLALVALLISTFALLSESRVARKDLGLDLGGIGVSIGTGIGLGLGGGGGAGSGSGSGSVSGSGSGSGSGSGSASASGSGSGSGSGAGSEAGSYAGSRAGSGSGGNQGSGSGSGHGEGYGEGSGRGSGGGSGQGSGYGEGRGYGSGSGNGHGK